In one window of Zingiber officinale cultivar Zhangliang chromosome 11A, Zo_v1.1, whole genome shotgun sequence DNA:
- the LOC122032297 gene encoding uncharacterized protein LOC122032297 → MGLIKLMCIPRMRLSYFHNTQADVLAKYNPTIDVTSSIAELKPADKLGTDSLDYFKCSHHVLVYYEDLVNNLIKLMDVWDFLKLLKQKFFSCHVKIYKKPLSDQIENWGSVYTALKGTQ, encoded by the exons ATGGGACTCATAAAGCTCATGTGCATTCCAAGGATGAG ACTATCATACTTTCATAATACGCAGGCTGATGTACTTGCAAAATATAATCCCACAATCGATGTAACATCATCGATTGCTGAACTAAAGCCGGCAGATAAATTGGGTACTGATTCTTTGGACTATTTTAAGTgctcccatcatgttctcgtaTACTACGAGGATCTTGTCAACAACTTGATT AAGCTGATGGATGTTTGGGATTTCTTGAAGTTACTCAAGCAGAAGTTTTTCAGCTGCCACGTGAAAATTTACAAGAAGCCATTATCTGATCAGATTGAGAACTGGGGTTCTGTTTACACTGCACTAAAGGGAACACAGTAG